One part of the Saprospiraceae bacterium genome encodes these proteins:
- a CDS encoding gliding motility-associated C-terminal domain-containing protein produces MSFKFALTIFFSYLFLSPWDIEAQQNISPTKLSQHLFLQNGCGITVNAGPDITICAGQGKNLSGNVNGSNQYEWEPIDGLSNPNILNPVANPSMTTTYTLTAHGISNNLIMNGNFETGNIAPATSQYTQYTNVNNLITSTGGYMIMSVPQIASAFGCNPNIGAFTMVITPTGSGTNIWCQTINVTPNTDYKIEYKVFGIPYIFGSPPTIGLKVNGTLIGSVDAPSGLCLEAIGSFMWNSGAANTGTFCFENFGGTGPASMCAIDDITIKECCVEKDVVTVVVYDLIAEAAPVDDINCLNRPITIDASGSSQGNGISYNWTTKNGRIVRNEKTLMPVVDTPGIYTLKITGLYGCEKELIITVNGSVTKPDIKIKSTDIDCKNATGSIEASSKSNSPQFEWNGPNGFYSPRATNNNIKEPGEYTVKVTDSYGCESTSKVEIKDNRSLIEAEITGDSITCAKDSAVLISSSIGKKPNYFWNGPKGFKKDSSIKMVTKDTGWYYLTTIDSFGCSELDSFYVKDLQNNIALKIFGDTLTCSKKSLAIKLITDTTATINWKGPNGFISNILEPIVTESGWYFVDVKTKDGCIGSDSIFIEKSADLPDLFISNEDTITCDKKMITITGGTNTPGAQFEWQTPTGIVKNQNQIQAVDSGIYLLQVTGVNGCILTKSITISKDIDKPSITGMNDTLNCIKDSVHLNITAGIVRSYIWTGPNNFNSNVASPIIRLKGNYNLVVTGVNGCTSDIQLQIDEDKAVPFLQLSADTINCKQSQIVPFILVDSNTVGFNWIGPNNFNSIFKAPPITKGGIYTVTVQGINGCLNSQILEIIEDTNLPNASLEADTIQCKSTASIRALNISPGAMIQWQGPNNFNSNLPNPTITQSGFYILQLTGLNGCIFMDSVFVFQKDQLPDVFAKDDTLSCIQQKLFLFGGSATQGVRFEWTGPNGFISTLARPEIQDSGIYILKVIDANGCESTKQIHISKFSEQAILNLIKSNDKITCKDSVIQLSINANLPAQSIRWLGPNGYNSNAQQITINEPGKYLVIFSTGFGCISLDSITIQDLRKLPIFNVLDDSINCIRTNVTLQLNTGETDLVFNWSGPGNFSSTLQNPRITNGGNYTITVTNSAACTLIKTLNIKSDTSKPDLFLSADTITCTRNIAPIKASSSLQGFTMKWTGPNGFNYTLPQFSTKVPGRYFCTITNPRSGCSTSTFVDVIEDTSRIRDLMVQGINSSCNKNDGKIEILNILGGNAPYKYSIDNGITFFPNLNNLNLAAGIYSVIVEDSNGCRFTSSVNILENESVKINLAPQIELNSGSNTTIKLNILSNPNDISTILWSPADQLSCNDCMEPLITADHDDLITVIVTDINGCTASATIQLIVKKESKVYFPNVFSPNGDNINDFFYPIGLSPNAKINYLNIYDRWGNLVFQKINGVPGIEKDGWGGLSSNQDKVNPGVYIYLTEISDQGEIKTYSGDITLLQ; encoded by the coding sequence ATGAGTTTTAAATTTGCATTGACGATTTTTTTCTCTTATCTATTTCTGAGTCCCTGGGATATCGAAGCTCAACAAAATATAAGTCCAACTAAATTATCGCAGCATCTCTTTTTGCAAAATGGATGTGGCATTACAGTAAATGCTGGACCGGACATCACCATTTGTGCTGGCCAAGGAAAAAATCTTAGTGGCAATGTAAATGGATCGAATCAATACGAATGGGAACCTATAGACGGATTAAGTAATCCAAATATATTAAATCCGGTTGCAAATCCAAGCATGACCACTACCTATACTTTAACGGCACATGGAATTTCAAACAACCTGATCATGAACGGTAATTTTGAAACCGGAAATATAGCACCTGCCACCTCTCAATATACACAATACACAAATGTAAATAATCTGATTACATCTACTGGAGGATATATGATCATGAGTGTACCACAAATCGCCAGTGCATTTGGTTGTAATCCAAATATCGGTGCATTTACAATGGTAATTACTCCAACGGGTTCAGGTACTAACATATGGTGTCAAACTATAAATGTAACACCAAATACAGATTATAAAATCGAATATAAAGTTTTCGGGATTCCCTACATATTTGGTTCTCCACCAACTATTGGTTTAAAAGTAAATGGAACTTTAATTGGGAGTGTAGATGCACCAAGTGGTTTATGTCTTGAAGCTATAGGGAGTTTTATGTGGAATTCAGGTGCTGCAAATACTGGAACATTTTGCTTTGAAAATTTCGGAGGTACAGGACCTGCAAGTATGTGCGCTATTGATGATATCACGATTAAAGAATGCTGCGTTGAAAAAGATGTGGTCACTGTAGTAGTTTATGATTTAATAGCAGAAGCAGCTCCTGTGGATGACATAAATTGTTTAAACAGACCCATTACAATTGATGCCTCAGGTTCATCTCAAGGCAATGGGATTAGCTATAATTGGACTACAAAAAATGGACGGATTGTTAGAAACGAAAAAACCTTAATGCCCGTTGTAGATACACCTGGAATCTATACATTAAAAATAACTGGATTATATGGGTGTGAAAAAGAATTAATTATAACCGTAAATGGAAGCGTAACAAAACCAGATATAAAAATAAAGTCTACAGATATTGATTGTAAAAATGCAACCGGTAGTATTGAAGCAAGTAGTAAATCAAATTCCCCTCAATTTGAGTGGAATGGTCCAAATGGTTTTTATAGCCCACGGGCTACCAATAACAATATAAAAGAACCTGGAGAATACACCGTTAAAGTAACTGATTCGTATGGATGTGAAAGTACATCCAAAGTTGAAATTAAAGACAATCGAAGTCTTATTGAGGCTGAAATTACTGGGGATAGTATTACCTGCGCCAAAGATTCAGCGGTTCTAATTTCAAGTTCTATTGGCAAAAAGCCAAATTATTTTTGGAATGGACCAAAGGGCTTCAAAAAAGATTCCAGTATTAAAATGGTTACTAAAGATACCGGTTGGTATTATCTTACAACAATTGATAGTTTTGGATGTAGTGAATTAGACTCCTTCTATGTAAAAGATTTACAAAATAACATTGCTTTAAAAATATTTGGTGATACGCTAACATGCTCAAAGAAATCGCTTGCTATAAAATTAATTACAGATACTACAGCAACTATTAATTGGAAAGGACCGAATGGTTTTATATCCAATATTTTAGAGCCTATTGTAACAGAATCAGGTTGGTATTTTGTGGATGTAAAAACGAAGGATGGTTGTATAGGAAGTGACTCCATTTTTATAGAAAAATCTGCAGATCTACCAGATTTATTTATATCGAATGAAGATACTATTACCTGCGATAAAAAAATGATCACTATTACGGGTGGCACCAATACACCGGGGGCGCAATTTGAATGGCAAACTCCAACAGGTATAGTAAAAAATCAAAATCAAATACAAGCCGTTGATTCCGGAATTTATCTGCTTCAAGTTACAGGCGTTAATGGATGTATCCTTACAAAAAGTATTACTATTTCAAAAGATATTGATAAACCATCTATTACCGGTATGAATGATACCCTGAACTGTATTAAAGACAGTGTACATTTAAATATAACTGCCGGAATTGTTCGAAGCTATATATGGACAGGACCGAATAATTTTAATAGCAATGTTGCATCGCCTATCATTAGGCTTAAAGGAAACTACAATTTAGTGGTCACTGGAGTAAATGGTTGTACATCTGATATTCAATTACAAATTGATGAAGATAAAGCAGTCCCATTTCTTCAATTATCTGCAGATACCATAAATTGCAAGCAATCTCAAATAGTTCCTTTCATCCTTGTGGATTCTAACACCGTTGGATTCAATTGGATTGGTCCAAATAATTTTAATAGTATATTCAAAGCACCACCTATTACAAAAGGGGGTATATACACGGTGACAGTGCAAGGTATCAATGGATGTCTAAATTCACAAATTCTTGAAATTATTGAAGATACAAATCTGCCAAATGCATCTTTAGAAGCGGATACCATCCAATGTAAAAGTACTGCCAGCATTCGGGCATTAAATATTAGCCCAGGTGCTATGATTCAATGGCAAGGTCCTAATAATTTCAATTCTAATTTACCTAATCCTACAATTACACAAAGCGGATTTTATATTTTGCAACTTACAGGTTTAAATGGATGTATATTTATGGATTCTGTTTTTGTATTTCAAAAAGATCAATTGCCCGATGTATTTGCAAAAGATGATACCTTAAGTTGCATTCAACAAAAATTATTTTTATTTGGAGGATCCGCAACTCAGGGCGTTCGTTTTGAATGGACCGGACCAAATGGTTTTATTTCAACTTTGGCTAGACCAGAAATTCAGGATTCCGGAATCTATATTTTAAAAGTTATAGATGCAAATGGATGTGAATCAACGAAGCAAATACACATTTCAAAATTTTCAGAACAAGCCATCTTGAATCTTATTAAATCAAACGATAAAATTACCTGTAAAGACAGTGTTATCCAGCTAAGTATTAATGCCAATTTGCCAGCTCAAAGCATACGATGGTTAGGTCCAAATGGTTATAATTCTAATGCTCAACAAATCACAATAAATGAACCCGGTAAATATCTTGTAATCTTTTCAACTGGTTTTGGATGTATTAGTCTCGACAGTATAACGATACAGGATTTAAGAAAATTACCCATTTTTAATGTTTTGGATGATAGCATAAATTGTATAAGAACAAATGTAACTTTACAATTAAACACTGGAGAAACGGATTTGGTATTTAATTGGTCAGGCCCAGGTAACTTTAGTAGTACACTGCAAAATCCTAGAATTACAAATGGAGGAAATTATACAATTACGGTTACAAATTCCGCGGCTTGTACTTTAATTAAAACTTTAAATATCAAATCAGACACAAGCAAGCCAGATCTATTTTTATCTGCTGATACCATAACCTGTACCCGGAATATTGCTCCCATAAAAGCAAGCTCAAGTCTTCAAGGTTTTACTATGAAATGGACAGGGCCAAATGGATTTAATTATACGCTTCCACAATTTTCAACAAAAGTACCTGGTCGGTATTTTTGTACAATTACTAACCCTAGAAGCGGTTGTAGCACCAGTACGTTTGTTGATGTGATTGAAGATACCTCAAGAATTCGGGATTTAATGGTTCAGGGAATTAATTCAAGTTGCAATAAAAACGATGGCAAAATAGAAATTTTAAATATTCTTGGTGGTAACGCACCCTATAAATACTCCATCGATAACGGAATCACTTTTTTTCCTAATCTTAATAACTTAAACTTAGCAGCTGGGATATATTCCGTAATTGTAGAAGATTCAAATGGTTGTCGATTTACATCAAGTGTTAATATTCTGGAGAATGAGTCTGTTAAAATAAATTTAGCACCACAAATTGAATTAAATTCAGGATCAAATACTACAATTAAACTTAACATTTTATCGAATCCAAATGATATTTCAACTATTTTATGGAGTCCTGCTGACCAACTTAGTTGTAATGATTGTATGGAACCCTTAATAACAGCAGACCATGATGATTTAATCACAGTCATTGTAACCGACATAAATGGCTGTACTGCATCAGCAACAATACAATTAATAGTCAAAAAAGAATCGAAAGTATATTTTCCGAATGTGTTTTCCCCAAATGGTGATAATATTAATGACTTTTTTTATCCTATTGGATTAAGCCCGAATGCAAAAATTAATTACCTAAACATTTATGATAGATGGGGAAATTTAGTCTTTCAAAAAATAAATGGGGTTCCGGGAATTGAAAAAGATGGTTGGGGAGGATTGAGTTCTAATCAAGATAAAGTGAATCCTGGAGTGTATATTTACTTAACAGAAATTTCTGATCAGGGTGAAATCAAAACATATTCTGGAGATATAACTTTATTGCAATAA